The Armigeres subalbatus isolate Guangzhou_Male unplaced genomic scaffold, GZ_Asu_2 Contig1575, whole genome shotgun sequence region GAAATCCAGTAAAAAAGCAAATGTCAAACATTTTACTATGGAAATCAGCAATCCAAGTTACCTGTctaccaaaaaaaaacatcaccctGGCCTGTCTATACACATATACGTCGTTagcttaaaaaaaatctcttccgTTTTTCTTCACAATCCCGGACGCGTCCGTCGCAGTGCTTTTTTTGCAAGCAATTAGTTGACGGATATGTGGAAGGATTAAGGCGTCATATCAAGTTGCACGTCGATCGGAATGAGTTCGATAAAAACCTCGTCCATTATACTTGCATGAAAAAGGGATGCCGCATTTCCTATAGAAAGTATTCTAACTTAAAACTACATATTATAAAACACCATCCTTTGACCTCAGCACATGAAAATCGTGTTGATTATCAGATGAAGTTCCGTGAAGAAGAATCAGTCACAGATTTCGTGGCTGAAGAGAACATTCTAACAAACCCGAATATAACTGATGATTACCACAGTGATGAGTCTGTCTCTGATGATTATAATTTTACTATGGAAACACTTCGACATGCGGCATGCCAGTCTATATAATCCCAGTCCAGATAGCGATGATCGATGCTTTACTGCAAAAGGAATTATCTTCAATGGAATACACTTCCGCCCTAACTGTGTAGTGATGCTAAAATACGATGATAGCCTTGGATTTCCTACTTTTGGAGTGATTCAAGAAATAGCTGTGATTGCAGAAATTCCACGGATCTGTCTTCAAATTTGGGAAACACTGTGTTTCGATGATGTGCTACAAGCATATGAAGTGAAAGAAGCAGAAATGGAAAAAGTTGTGGAGTTCGATCATTTACACTGCAATACAACATTTTCTTTTTGGCGAAAATACAACGATAACACTCGTTACATATCCAAAAGGATACATTATCAAGACTATGACTAAACTCTAACTATATTATATCATCAATTCGGCAAAACAGTCAAGGAGGAAATTTTCGACTTGGATACATTCAACTCCTTGGATGACAGCGACTTCAGCCGTTTGAATTTTACAACCGGacaacgaaaaaaaataataaagattCAAAGTGAGCTCCAGGAAAAAAACCCATATGTAGGAATCCCTAAAGAAGAACCACATCCAGATGAAGAATACTTGGATTATGAAATGATTGATCAGGATGAAGAACAGTGTAACATCATATCACTGGAGAAGGTAATCAACTCATTGCTAAGCAGTGCAGTAATATGTACAATAATTTACTTTCGTTCCAGGAATTTGATATTGACTTGATCTTCAAACAATCACCCGAAGGGCAACGCATCATGGAACTATTGAAAGAACAAAACATGGTTGATAGTAAACTGATTAAAGCTATCACAATTGTACTGTGTGAATATTTAGTCAGTCGATTCGGATAGTAAGtttaaaattttagttcttaACTACTTTGCTCTGCGTAACAATGTATTGGAATCATCCGAATAAAGGATACCCTAAACACACGCGACGAGACAGTTCTGTCGCTGGGCGACTGTCGCCGCGGCTCTATCGCTGCGTCGCTACATGATACGTTCTATTTACACTTTCATACCAAAGTATAGATAATTGCTGTCGCCCAAGGACTGCGTAGTCGCGTCGCTTAGGTCTGCGGGTTTATGAACGTTATACACAATGCACGAATTCCTACCTTGATATTCGTTATTCGGATGATTGGGTGGTACTTACGGCAAACTAATGTAAGATAAACAGGAACAGGCAGCAATTTATCTCCGTTATTCTCTTGAAATCGAGCTTCAAGATGTTATAGCTATTCGCGTTAGCACAATTGCATGTAAGCCAGTGGGGCTGGAATAAAAAGTGAGATCAACAATGCAAAACTACAAACCAGAAGAAAAATCGACGTCCTCTAACAGCGAATgacattttgtgttttgtttttataattctgtttttcacactttcacttttcacttatggCCCATGCCCATGGGTGTTGGTATTAGTAAAATGTTGTCGTATAAATCTGTTTCTTTGAGTCATGTTTCAAAATGGCTTATTTaatcaatttaatcaaaataaaagaTGAAAATGTTTAATATTTCGCTGATAGAAATGTGATGTAAAAATTATATTAATAGAATACGAATGTTCCTGCCTGCTTTCTGAATAGACCTTGGCCGATGTCCAAATTCGTCAGCTTGTTTTGCTGATTACAGCATTTAGCAATTGAAAATTCTTCAACACTTCTTTACACAAAATAGTTTAACCGTGTTGTTTTTCATTTCTAACTTTCTACCGGAACGACAATTTATagattttatttctttgttttaacAGCCATCCAAGCGCTTTTTATAAAAACATAATCGCAAAATCTCTGGTTCGAAAATATAGCATTTTAAAGTCAACTACAGCCCAAGTTGAACAGGTTGGTTTTTTTGTGGTGTTGCAATTAGTGCATCCACCTATATGTTTTCATATTTACAGGCATTATGGTTCTTTCCGGATGGCCGTGGTCCCGGAAAACATTGTGGGAAACTACATTACCATATTGAATATATGGTGAAGAAGTTTAAACAACAGATACGACGAAGTGCGAGCCAAAACAACGATGAAAACAACACTAATGAGGATCCTATCGACGATACGCCAGACGATGAAACAAACCTTGATGAAATTGTAAATTGTGTTGATAACATGAAAAGGATTGTTATATTTAACTTGATAAAAATTTCCGTTTAAGGTCAACAAACTTAAGTTTATAGTGCCTTCGGAAGCGTCATTGGATATTATAAAGGAAGACTGGATTAGAACGTTTGCGACGAGAAACCTTATTAGGAAGATGGATGtacttagggtgaccatatgaaatttttccaaaggaggacattCACCCGAAtcgtagcgaaaaaggaggacatttggatgaaaaaggaggacataaaaaaCATCGGTCAATTTTTCGTttttaatatgaaaatattatatttgttagatttttgcACACTAAAGTCTATATGGAAGAAGTGTTTGTAAGTCGAGGCAAATACGACATCTACTTCTACTTCATTAACATAACAAATTACTTTATTAACTCCATATGAAACGTTTCCGACTCTCATTATAGTCTACATGCTTTCTAATTATAAACTACCAGCACCATCTTTATAATGGAAAGATTTTCGCAATTTAAGGCATGGGAATTAGAATGATACCGTTAACTAAATGCCCACAAAGTTCTCAATTGAAGAAAAATCTAAACTGATTAGAATTGGACTGAAGTAACGCAAAACTGTTCAGATTAGTTTTAGGTATTTCTATTCCATTCTTGGCATGGCATGGCGACTGTTCTTTGCCTCATATATAGGGCACTGCAtggatgatttttttctctttcgttctttatGAAAGTTAGAAAACGACAAGGCCAGTTTTTTTTCGACATTTAGTGGCCTTGTcgtttttctaatttctttgcagtgagAAAGACGCAAAGCAACCCATGCAGTGCCCTATTCAAGAAACATACCCTGCAATGCGTTTAAAAGGAaatgtatccagctttccacgttcgccataatggcggctgctataaattaatctgacagtaactgcttccgacgctgaacCATTTTCGACGCTGTTACGTTACTCAGCAACCATTTCGAAATTGTTTATTTACCGGAGGCAGAAAACTGACTTGTGAGTGGAACAACATTAacatttctttttcaatttcaGGATAGATTCCAAACGAATTAATTCAAATTGTTACAGCAGCTTGATGATACTGGAACGATACTGAATACGCATATGGAATGAACAAAAAAGCTTTCCTTTTTTGCTCTGTAGATTCCAACCTAGGGCGATTTCGTGTTCTTCGGACTCCAAGGAAGATCTGGACCTTTTTTCATTACCTGAGAATACGTGCATGGGCTGGCTGCATGTCTCCCAATCTTTTTCGTGGATATTGTGTTCCATCACTGAGGTAACACTGAACTTAAATCCTGAATTTGTTAGTTATGTTCAAATATATCAGTTTTTTTCAAGAACAAACGATCTGCCCTATATGCATGTTTCTATGCTGAATATAGTAAGCCAACAGGTTCTAGCAGGTTCTAGAAAAGTATTATTCCTATTTGTGGGGAACAAACCGGGGTAAATCGTTCAAAAGTAGCTTTGATATAGAAATAAAAGTTTTTGGCACGACATATTGTAGATTTATCTGTAGAAAAGCTAccgttttaaatcaaattcaaaacaagactcatatttcgaacactcgcttttaaatgatcaatttaattttattcgTTTGATTATTTCCATAATAAATTGAATTCATTTGTAGTATTGATCACCTATACCTGAACCGATAGAAATTCTAGGTTTTGGGCGCTGAAACGTCTGAATCGTAGCCGATTAAGCCCTTTTCAAGTTTTCCAACAAGTTTACCGAAATACGAAATTACTATTAGCCGCCTTaatattatacatatttttctgaaatattttaagtttttcgaATCCGTTAACATTCAACAAAGTTAAAAAAGCTTTCCGAAAGTCTGTCCTGAACCATCTTATTTTTCGGTAATTGTTA contains the following coding sequences:
- the LOC134203011 gene encoding uncharacterized protein LOC134203011; its protein translation is MEAQQKNTGNQQLSSFADVIKGITPVTTSAEPVNHQVVQIDVMPVLENQMELGESSGASIEYANRMKELDISPLRTLVAASEHSESKSPRQGRSMDKRRNKRGNDDDKELPAVKEEIFDLDTFNSLDDSDFSRLNFTTGQRKKIIKIQSELQEKNPYVGIPKEEPHPDEEYLDYEMIDQDEEQCNIISLEKEFDIDLIFKQSPEGQRIMELLKEQNMVDSKLIKAITIVLCEYLVSRFGYHPSAFYKNIIAKSLVRKYSILKSTTAQVEQALWFFPDGRGPGKHCGKLHYHIEYMVKKFKQQIRRSASQNNDENNTNEDPIDDTPDDETNLDEIVNKLKFIVPSEASLDIIKEDWIRTFATRNLIRKMDVLRVTI